Proteins from one Melospiza melodia melodia isolate bMelMel2 chromosome 18, bMelMel2.pri, whole genome shotgun sequence genomic window:
- the AQP8 gene encoding aquaporin-8, which produces MDAQTKPSAPRLPRFERHVRPCLAELLGTALFIFTGCLAALEEPGGTGRLQPALAHGLALAATVAVLGDISGGHFNPAVSLAVWLLGGLHVTLLIPYWLCQLCGGVIGAGLAKAVAPSERFSNASGGAPGSATAREQLPAALGAEVVLSSFLLLVVCMGAVNGSTRTPLAPLCIGLTVTAAALAGGGVSGACMNPARAFGPALVANCWNYHWVYWVGPMLAALLVGGLVRLLLGDQATRLLLK; this is translated from the exons ATGGATGCCCAGACCAAGCCCTCTGCCCCACGGCTGCCCCGCTTCGAGCGCCACGTGCGGCcgtgcctggcagagctgctgggcactgccctctTCATCTTCACGGGCTGCCTGGCAGCGCTGGAGGAGCCGGGGGGCACGGGCAGGCTGCAGCCCGCCCTGGCACACGGGCTGGCCCTGGCTGCCACCGTGGCCGTGCTGGGGGACATCAG CGGAGGCCACTTCAACCCCGCCGTGTCCCTGGCCGTGTGGCTGCTCGGGGGGCTGCACGTCACCCTGCTCATCCCCTactggctgtgccagctctgcggAGGGGTCATCGGGGCTGGCCTGGCAAAG GCGGTGGCACCGAGCGAGCGCTTCAGCAACGCCAGCGGCGGAGCCCCGGGCAGTGCCACGGCCCGAGAGCAGCTCCCGGCCGCGCTGGGGGCCGAGGTCGTGCTcagctccttcctgctgctcGTGGTGTGCATGGGAGCCGTGAACGGCAGCACCCGCACCCCGCTGGCCCCGCTGTGCATCGGCCTCACCGTCACCGCCGCGGCCCTGGCAGG GGGCGGCGTGTCCGGAGCCTGCATGAACCCAGCCCGAGCCTTCGGGCCGGCTCTGGTGGCGAACTGCTGGAACTACCACTGGGTCTACTGGGTGGGGCCCATGCTGGCCGCGCTGCTGGTCGGGGGGCTGGTGAG GCTCCTGCTGGGTGACCAGGCCACCCGCCTGCTCCTCAAGTGA